Proteins encoded within one genomic window of Brassica rapa cultivar Chiifu-401-42 chromosome A09, CAAS_Brap_v3.01, whole genome shotgun sequence:
- the LOC117127738 gene encoding uncharacterized protein At4g04775-like, whose product MELVSKSSNNPYRRYYHCGYAVSKKLSNDNHTFKWVDEAYLDEIEALKMKNASLAAKLETVTMERNEFERIVFENVQMKLEKEIFERVEEALVESSSTMKKMMVVVVVLCMGMVGFSKLFG is encoded by the exons TCTAAATCCAGCAACAATCCGTACCGGCGTTACTATCATTGCGGATATGCTGTATCTAAGAAG CTCTCGAATGACAACCACACTTTCAAGTGGGTCGATGAGGCTTATTTAGATGAGATAGAggcattaaaaatgaaaaatgctTCACTTGCGGCAAAACTGGAGACAGTTACAATGGAGAGGAATGAGTTTGAGAGAATAGTGTTTGAGAATGTGCAAATGAAGCTTGAGAAGGAGATTTTCGAGAGAGTTGAAGAGGCTTTGGTTGAATCATCTTCTACGATGAAGAAAatgatggttgttgttgttgttttgtgtATGGGCATGGTTGGGTTTAGTAAGCTCTTTGGTTGA